In a genomic window of Rhopalosiphum maidis isolate BTI-1 chromosome 4, ASM367621v3, whole genome shotgun sequence:
- the LOC113550072 gene encoding uncharacterized protein LOC113550072 gives MILIKVYIFVWFFFVSKAQTNFMPNLPLGKFRLIVNAIRQCENTKKLPIKINLYLNKKSSTITEFKGNFTLGVPFDDSLIFDRNAASRSLTGGWKPNSIIYVTNNACSKSKFIAGNAWFSFLKAFNFPSGNCPIPMGNYSSSEYDTVLIEDNNFPKVYFYGKYKFVGKEKNQRK, from the exons atgattctaattaaagtatatatttttgtatggttttttttcgTCTCAAAAGcacaaactaattttatgcCTAATTTACCCTTG GGAAAATTTCGGTTAATAGTAAACGCAATTCGCCAATgtgaaaacacaaaaaaactaccaattaaaataaatttatatttgaataaaaagtcATCAACAATCACAGAATTCAAGGGCAATTTCACATTAGGAGTACCTTTTGACGATTCATTAATA TTTGATAGAAATGCAGCATCTAGGAGTTTAACTGGTGGCTGGAAACcaaattctattatttatgtaaccaATAATGCCTgttctaaatcaaaattcatcGCAGGAAATGCTTGGTTTTCGTTTCTAAAAGCTTTTAATTTTCCATCTGGAAACTGTCCAATACCaatg ggAAATTATTCATCATCAGAATATGACACAGTACTTATTGAAGACAATAACTTTCCCAAAGTGTACTtttatggaaaatataaatttgtaggCAAGGAAAAAAACCAAAGAAAATAA